Proteins encoded within one genomic window of Guyparkeria hydrothermalis:
- a CDS encoding tetratricopeptide repeat protein yields MNTTRLLVGASWRRPLLSMAVAGLVLAGCAPMPSRQTTPPPAPEPESESDVRASPLQEPTVRQEQLPSASEREQQPSKTSPAVLALVTQADQRRRAGDLAGAQSTLERAVQIEPTNARLWLDLAQVRLAQNQPAQAEQLALRAVEHAADTETLSAAWSLVAKARRALGDEAGAREAEERAGGHSAALTRRAARA; encoded by the coding sequence ATGAACACAACAAGACTTCTCGTGGGCGCCTCCTGGCGTCGGCCTCTCCTGTCGATGGCGGTGGCGGGTCTCGTACTGGCCGGCTGTGCACCGATGCCGTCTCGTCAGACGACTCCGCCACCGGCGCCTGAGCCGGAATCCGAATCGGACGTGCGCGCCTCGCCGCTGCAAGAGCCGACCGTTCGCCAGGAGCAACTGCCGAGTGCCTCCGAGCGCGAACAGCAACCCTCGAAAACCTCCCCGGCGGTGCTTGCCCTGGTGACTCAGGCCGATCAGCGCCGTCGCGCCGGTGATCTCGCCGGCGCCCAGTCGACCCTCGAGCGGGCTGTGCAGATCGAGCCGACCAATGCGCGTCTGTGGCTGGATCTGGCCCAGGTGCGTCTCGCGCAGAATCAGCCGGCCCAGGCCGAGCAGCTGGCCCTGCGCGCCGTCGAGCACGCGGCCGACACCGAGACGCTTTCCGCCGCCTGGTCCTTGGTTGCGAAAGCCCGTCGCGCACTGGGTGACGAGGCCGGGGCTCGCGAGGCCGAGGAACGTGCCGGGGGCCACTCCGCAGCACTGACGCGCCGCGCCGCGCGCGCATGA